From candidate division WOR-3 bacterium, the proteins below share one genomic window:
- a CDS encoding Rrf2 family transcriptional regulator, with product MKLTTKTRYAVRAMAYLGCRFGKRTVNLREVACSEEITEKYLEQIFYRLNKAGLLRTKKGPGGGYELTKRPSAIKLIDIMSAVGETLAPVFCVADKKSKSCPRSRNCPARPYWLKLKRTIEKFFRDHTLADICKKSS from the coding sequence ATGAAGTTAACAACTAAAACCAGATATGCGGTAAGGGCAATGGCTTATTTGGGATGTCGGTTCGGCAAGAGGACAGTTAACCTTAGAGAGGTTGCCTGTAGCGAGGAGATAACCGAGAAATATCTGGAGCAGATTTTTTATAGATTGAATAAGGCAGGACTTCTCAGGACAAAGAAGGGACCCGGTGGTGGATATGAACTTACAAAGAGGCCTTCGGCGATAAAGTTAATAGATATAATGTCTGCAGTAGGAGAAACCCTTGCCCCGGTATTCTGTGTTGCGGATAAAAAGTCAAAATCCTGTCCGAGAAGTAGGAACTGTCCAGCACGACCATACTGGCTGAAATTAAAGAGAACAATAGAAAAATTCTTTAGAGACCATACCCTTGCTGATATCTGCAAAAAATCTTCTTGA
- a CDS encoding serine protease, translating into MPTWGEILKELIDFQNKEKKPPFDFVRRKYLSELNKYSKRNTIIYAVNWTQAKNIPSELISITDEDVQGFMEVVSGLTDDNLDIIIHSPGGSAEATEALVIYLRSKFKHIRAIIPYGAMSAATMLACAANEIIMGKHSFIGPIDPQVIVHTRLGLQAIPAQAIIEQFNIAREECIKDPKNLGVWLPIIEQYGPALLVQCEHANELSKTLVTEWLEKYMFANEDDAQEKAKTIGNKLSAHSFFKSHARHIGREQVIELKLKITNLEDDQKLQDLVLSVFHATTHTFDATPAVKIIENHLGKAFIKQSQQLMIQVPPRQEPVLPKKK; encoded by the coding sequence ATGCCCACTTGGGGTGAAATACTAAAAGAACTTATAGATTTTCAAAACAAAGAAAAGAAGCCACCTTTTGATTTCGTTCGCAGAAAATATTTGAGTGAACTTAATAAATACTCTAAAAGAAATACAATTATATATGCTGTCAACTGGACCCAAGCAAAAAATATTCCCTCGGAATTGATTAGCATTACGGATGAAGATGTTCAGGGATTTATGGAAGTAGTATCTGGTTTAACGGATGATAATTTAGATATCATTATTCATAGTCCGGGTGGTTCTGCCGAGGCGACAGAAGCATTGGTTATTTATCTACGTTCAAAATTTAAGCATATTCGCGCAATAATTCCATACGGGGCAATGTCTGCTGCAACCATGCTGGCTTGTGCTGCCAATGAGATTATCATGGGTAAACACTCTTTTATAGGACCGATAGACCCTCAGGTAATTGTTCATACACGGTTAGGGCTCCAAGCAATACCAGCTCAGGCAATCATTGAGCAATTTAATATCGCACGAGAAGAATGTATTAAAGACCCCAAAAATTTGGGTGTTTGGTTACCAATTATCGAACAATATGGTCCAGCACTTCTCGTGCAGTGTGAGCATGCAAATGAGCTATCTAAAACCCTTGTAACTGAGTGGCTTGAAAAATATATGTTTGCAAATGAAGATGATGCACAAGAAAAGGCTAAAACAATCGGCAATAAGCTCTCAGCTCATTCATTTTTCAAAAGCCATGCCCGCCACATCGGCAGAGAACAGGTAATAGAATTGAAACTTAAAATCACTAATTTAGAGGACGACCAAAAACTTCAAGATTTGGTTCTATCTGTTTTTCATGCTACTACTCACACCTTTGATGCTACGCCAGCTGTTAAGATAATTGAAAATCACTTAGGCAAAGCATTCATTAAACAAAGTCAACAATTGATGATTCAGGTTCCTCCTCGACAGGAACCGGTGTTACCCAAGAAGAAATAA
- a CDS encoding permease, translating to MINLIFNQCCPEAPGFFEALLHYLIEVGPPLIIGFLLSGIINEFVPEEWVEKHLGGEGLKPILLATFIGAVLPICCWGSLPLAVSFQKKGARLGPILAFLVATPGTSISAVLVTWSVLGLNFAIFIFFSVIIMGIVMGLIGNLFSVSNVNNSAESRCHCCETETEKTISQHIVSVLKFAFVDMVKDIGLETLVGLVIAAIVASFEPVGRFVKLYLGNYWGFLFALIFGILMYICATSSPPMVDACISRGLSSGAGMTMLLVGPVTSYGTILVMRKKFGFKILFVYLITISLLSLIFGYLFQTIA from the coding sequence ATGATAAATTTAATCTTCAATCAGTGCTGTCCTGAGGCGCCGGGATTTTTTGAGGCTTTACTGCACTATCTCATTGAAGTCGGTCCTCCATTGATCATTGGTTTTCTTTTGAGTGGCATTATCAATGAATTTGTGCCGGAAGAATGGGTTGAAAAACACTTGGGCGGTGAAGGACTGAAGCCTATACTTCTCGCCACTTTTATTGGTGCGGTTTTGCCAATCTGCTGCTGGGGTTCGTTGCCTCTGGCAGTGAGTTTTCAAAAGAAGGGCGCAAGGTTAGGTCCAATCTTAGCATTTTTAGTGGCAACACCCGGAACTTCTATTTCTGCGGTCTTAGTAACCTGGTCTGTGCTTGGATTAAATTTTGCAATTTTTATATTCTTTTCGGTGATTATTATGGGTATTGTAATGGGGTTGATTGGCAATCTATTTTCGGTCTCTAATGTGAACAATAGTGCCGAATCACGCTGTCATTGCTGTGAAACCGAAACAGAGAAGACAATATCACAGCATATTGTATCAGTTTTAAAATTCGCCTTTGTTGACATGGTAAAGGATATTGGCTTGGAGACATTGGTCGGGCTCGTTATTGCGGCGATCGTTGCCTCATTTGAACCGGTCGGTAGATTTGTAAAGCTCTATCTCGGTAATTACTGGGGATTTTTGTTTGCCCTTATCTTTGGAATTTTGATGTATATTTGTGCGACCTCAAGCCCACCAATGGTTGATGCATGTATTAGTCGCGGCTTGTCATCAGGTGCTGGGATGACGATGTTGCTGGTTGGTCCGGTAACCAGTTACGGCACAATTCTGGTGATGCGTAAAAAATTCGGATTCAAAATTCTCTTTGTATATCTAATAACCATCTCCTTGCTTTCTTTGATTTTTGGATATCTGTTTCAAACTATCGCTTGA
- a CDS encoding ArsR family transcriptional regulator produces MERRKKIPEVHYRASRICRILGNPTAYEIIHLLRNNMMRPEEIASALGVSMSTVSMTLRSLRQIDLVRYIVKWKKRIYWIKDEKVLTVMDELEKLVKRIKFRDY; encoded by the coding sequence ATGGAAAGAAGAAAGAAAATACCAGAAGTTCATTATCGGGCATCGCGGATATGCCGAATCTTAGGCAATCCTACTGCTTATGAAATTATACATTTGTTAAGGAATAATATGATGAGACCTGAGGAGATAGCGTCAGCACTGGGCGTTAGTATGTCCACAGTTTCTATGACTCTCCGCTCATTAAGACAAATTGATCTGGTGAGATATATCGTAAAATGGAAAAAGAGGATATACTGGATAAAGGATGAAAAGGTTCTGACCGTTATGGATGAATTGGAAAAATTAGTTAAACGAATCAAGTTTCGTGATTATTAA
- a CDS encoding restriction endonuclease FokI C-terminal domain-containing protein: MPLNEILLFLEHNGLKSKEEEVENDLRGLINTGILIQRVSNFVILKEKINLNIPTFAEEIVKLGEKIKKLIVNLKSTLVNIDSQFIEQIIQEAYSGKLKARDFEKSVHRLYTEIIGFEGIPLGGPDEPDSLFWYHAKTKKDSYGLIVDAKAYSGGFTITSSIQRAMVSYIHNFKSKLEKNHNVNRSHYLWVTSESKDTQKRLDYHTQQIEGILKVKGAVMPIDSSIFLAEKIKGSNREDILMEIEPLFYSKTIVVPKMIKQILG, from the coding sequence GTGCCGTTAAATGAAATTCTGCTTTTCCTTGAGCATAATGGCTTAAAATCAAAAGAAGAAGAGGTAGAGAATGACCTTAGAGGCTTAATCAACACTGGTATTTTGATACAGAGAGTGAGTAACTTCGTTATCCTGAAAGAAAAAATCAATTTGAATATTCCTACCTTTGCTGAAGAGATCGTAAAGTTAGGCGAAAAAATTAAGAAACTAATTGTTAACCTAAAAAGCACTTTGGTAAATATTGATAGCCAATTTATTGAACAAATTATACAGGAAGCATATAGCGGAAAACTAAAGGCTCGCGACTTTGAAAAATCTGTGCACAGATTATATACAGAAATCATTGGTTTTGAGGGTATTCCTTTGGGTGGGCCAGATGAACCTGATTCCCTTTTCTGGTATCATGCCAAGACCAAGAAAGATTCTTACGGACTGATTGTTGACGCTAAGGCGTATTCCGGTGGATTTACAATCACATCTTCAATCCAGCGTGCGATGGTCAGTTATATTCACAATTTTAAAAGTAAATTAGAAAAAAATCACAATGTAAACCGCAGCCATTATCTCTGGGTAACAAGTGAATCCAAGGATACCCAGAAGCGTCTTGATTATCATACTCAACAGATCGAAGGCATATTAAAAGTAAAGGGTGCCGTAATGCCTATCGATAGCAGCATTTTCCTCGCTGAAAAAATAAAAGGGAGTAATCGTGAGGATATTCTAATGGAAATAGAACCGCTCTTTTACTCAAAAACGATTGTAGTTCCCAAAATGATTAAACAGATATTAGGCTAA
- a CDS encoding AIR synthase family protein — MAKLPEIGKISAEVFNELIYPHLGAENKHILVGPQHGVDVGIVEIGTKAVAMTSDPVFIVPEYGFKRAAWFAIHILASDVVTSGLPPTYLTIDLNLPMSMTEDELTTVWTTIDEECKKMGMAIVCGHTARYDNCFYPMVGGATVLAVGDLDKYVSPKFCRKGDKIIITKGPAIEASGIFATMFPKLLKKEFGEEFARKAENLFYKMSVVEDAITAVKVGVRDEGVSAMHDATECGVWGGLYEIAQAANLGARIEKERIVIEDCVREICNFFGIDPYKSISEGTLIITCREHKAEKVIEILKEKGIRASIVGEMVEQKYGMILIEEGKEKPLEHPKVDPFWKAFYDALHRYKKLEGPTAG, encoded by the coding sequence ATGGCAAAACTACCAGAGATTGGTAAGATATCGGCGGAAGTATTTAATGAACTGATCTATCCCCATTTAGGAGCAGAAAATAAACATATTCTTGTTGGTCCTCAGCATGGAGTGGATGTGGGGATTGTTGAGATCGGAACAAAGGCAGTGGCGATGACCTCGGATCCGGTCTTTATCGTGCCTGAATATGGATTTAAAAGGGCGGCCTGGTTTGCGATACATATCCTTGCATCGGATGTTGTCACATCGGGCCTGCCACCAACCTATCTAACAATAGATTTGAACTTGCCAATGTCAATGACTGAAGATGAACTTACTACAGTGTGGACAACGATAGACGAAGAGTGTAAAAAGATGGGGATGGCGATTGTCTGTGGCCACACTGCCCGCTATGATAATTGTTTTTATCCGATGGTCGGTGGTGCGACTGTTCTGGCGGTTGGTGATTTAGATAAGTATGTTTCACCAAAATTTTGCCGCAAAGGCGACAAGATAATCATTACTAAAGGTCCAGCAATTGAGGCAAGTGGTATATTTGCTACGATGTTTCCGAAATTACTGAAAAAAGAATTTGGTGAAGAGTTTGCTCGGAAGGCGGAAAATCTCTTTTACAAGATGTCGGTCGTTGAAGATGCAATAACCGCAGTAAAGGTTGGCGTCAGGGATGAAGGTGTTTCAGCAATGCATGATGCTACTGAATGCGGGGTATGGGGTGGGCTTTATGAGATAGCCCAGGCTGCAAACCTTGGCGCGCGGATAGAAAAAGAGAGAATTGTGATTGAGGATTGTGTAAGAGAAATCTGTAACTTTTTTGGGATTGATCCTTATAAATCAATCAGTGAAGGGACATTGATCATCACCTGCCGTGAACATAAGGCGGAAAAAGTAATAGAAATTTTAAAAGAAAAAGGGATAAGGGCTTCTATTGTTGGTGAAATGGTTGAGCAGAAATACGGGATGATTTTGATTGAAGAAGGGAAAGAAAAGCCCCTTGAACACCCTAAAGTTGACCCATTCTGGAAGGCATTTTACGATGCCCTGCATAGATATAAAAAATTAGAAGGACCCACTGCGGGTTAA
- a CDS encoding DNA adenine methylase, whose product MRFIGSKENLLDFIGKVIVDKGITEGVFCDLFTGTTAVAKYFKRKGFRLITNDNLKFSYVFQYAYIKNNNYPSFENLIPHLLDKNNITKYKYKTEAIYLVLYYLNNLEGEKGFMFENYSDEGTAQKEFQRKYFTGANAMRIDAIRNTIQKWCNMDYINEDEYYCLLASLIEAVPSVSNISGTYGAFLKFWDPRAYKKLTLEVPEVIPSIHTHYINMSDANKLIKEIECDVLYLDPPYNERQYITNYHILETIAEWDNPLIYGKTGLRPYKHQRSRYCQKGIVLEALDDIIANAKATHVLFSYNNEGLMKDNEIKKILSQLGKVEVFQKPYRRFKSNQNGAQSTGVVELLYYVRNTKYWKKVFFISPAVSKKARRDTILVKEQFPTYSLFPSLDKEIPSSTIFKTEATDKSLDKKNQLNDLSGREWVYFLNSVEVTAYSTKGKEGFCHELRKKHPSPKPPQLMKKIIEFFTKHDQWVLDPFMGVGGTLLGCSLSNRNGVGIDISAKYIDIYKEVCKRENLKEQIALVGNSKHLENFDEVICRRFDLILTDPPYGDMQARKKTGESAKRKKNNAPTPFTNSAEDIGNLPLPLFLEELRKIIEKAIKYLNNKKYVVLFTKDFQPTKEYNGLLHNDIIQELSKIDTLYFKGYKIWYDKTITLYPYGYPYAFVPNQLHQFILVFRKEA is encoded by the coding sequence ATGAGATTTATTGGCAGTAAGGAAAACCTTTTAGATTTTATCGGCAAAGTTATTGTAGATAAAGGGATAACCGAGGGGGTTTTTTGTGATTTGTTTACTGGTACTACGGCAGTTGCGAAATATTTTAAGCGCAAGGGATTCAGATTGATAACAAATGATAACCTTAAATTTTCTTATGTGTTTCAATACGCCTATATTAAAAATAACAATTACCCCAGTTTTGAAAATCTTATTCCTCACTTATTAGACAAAAATAACATTACCAAATACAAATATAAAACCGAAGCGATTTATTTAGTGCTTTATTATTTGAATAATTTAGAAGGGGAAAAAGGATTTATGTTCGAAAATTATTCTGATGAGGGTACAGCGCAAAAAGAATTTCAGAGAAAATATTTTACTGGCGCCAACGCTATGCGCATTGATGCAATAAGAAATACCATACAGAAATGGTGTAATATGGACTATATCAACGAAGACGAATACTACTGTCTGTTGGCATCCTTAATTGAAGCGGTTCCATCGGTCTCAAATATATCTGGAACTTATGGTGCTTTCCTTAAATTCTGGGACCCAAGGGCATATAAAAAATTGACTTTAGAAGTCCCAGAAGTAATCCCAAGTATTCACACTCATTATATCAATATGTCAGATGCTAATAAACTAATAAAAGAGATTGAATGCGATGTTCTTTATCTTGACCCACCCTATAATGAACGACAATATATCACAAATTATCATATCCTCGAAACTATCGCTGAATGGGATAACCCTCTGATATATGGTAAAACTGGACTCAGACCATATAAGCACCAAAGGTCAAGATACTGCCAGAAAGGAATTGTCTTGGAAGCATTGGATGATATCATTGCCAATGCAAAAGCGACTCATGTATTATTTAGCTATAATAATGAGGGGCTAATGAAAGACAATGAAATCAAAAAGATATTGAGTCAACTTGGCAAAGTTGAAGTTTTTCAAAAACCCTATCGTCGATTCAAGAGTAATCAAAATGGTGCACAATCAACTGGAGTTGTTGAATTATTATATTATGTTCGCAATACAAAATATTGGAAGAAAGTGTTCTTCATTTCTCCCGCGGTTAGTAAAAAAGCGCGCAGAGACACAATATTAGTAAAAGAACAATTTCCAACATATTCACTCTTCCCTTCTTTAGATAAAGAAATACCAAGTAGCACAATTTTTAAGACAGAGGCAACTGATAAATCCTTAGATAAGAAAAATCAATTAAATGACCTTTCAGGAAGAGAATGGGTTTACTTTTTGAATTCTGTTGAGGTAACAGCATATTCAACGAAAGGTAAAGAAGGATTCTGTCATGAATTACGAAAAAAACACCCGTCACCGAAGCCCCCTCAGTTAATGAAAAAAATAATTGAATTTTTTACCAAACACGATCAATGGGTTTTAGATCCATTTATGGGGGTCGGAGGGACACTTTTAGGATGTTCACTATCCAATCGGAATGGTGTGGGGATTGATATATCAGCAAAATATATTGATATTTACAAAGAAGTTTGTAAAAGAGAAAATCTGAAAGAACAAATAGCCTTGGTTGGTAATTCAAAGCATTTGGAAAATTTTGATGAAGTAATATGCAGACGGTTTGACCTAATTTTAACTGACCCCCCTTATGGCGATATGCAGGCACGAAAAAAGACGGGTGAAAGTGCTAAACGAAAAAAGAACAATGCACCTACTCCATTTACAAATTCAGCAGAGGATATCGGCAATTTACCGCTCCCCCTTTTTCTTGAAGAATTACGAAAAATCATTGAAAAAGCAATTAAATATTTAAATAATAAAAAATATGTAGTATTATTTACCAAGGATTTTCAACCCACTAAAGAGTATAATGGTTTGCTACATAATGATATTATTCAGGAATTATCAAAAATTGATACACTTTATTTTAAAGGCTACAAAATTTGGTATGACAAGACGATTACGCTTTATCCCTATGGCTACCCATATGCCTTTGTTCCAAATCAACTTCATCAATTTATTTTGGTGTTTAGAAAAGAGGCATAA
- a CDS encoding restriction endonuclease FokI catalytic domain-containing protein — MRSRTLGWIQDAGELNKLRKVVEVFKLSDRPLDIVESQKLVGISLDIGRWADNTYVRLAEALGFIEYNRETDDFSLTELGIDLLNSEPNSMAERTIFEKGLLSYPPACRILELLVNYGHLTKFDIAKNLGFSGERGFTLYGKENFIKEYHLAPNKSAKNKIISYKEGTADKYARMIAHYLIQMGWVESVEMDLKYEEAGAVYSARTPHAYRITDQGRKAYRRALGASIQNKVTKNVSFEMLASGKMAGYKY, encoded by the coding sequence ATGCGCTCTCGGACATTGGGTTGGATTCAGGATGCAGGTGAATTGAACAAATTAAGGAAGGTCGTCGAAGTTTTTAAACTTTCTGACAGACCTTTAGACATTGTTGAGAGCCAAAAACTTGTGGGCATATCTTTAGACATAGGCCGCTGGGCAGATAATACATATGTAAGGCTTGCCGAGGCACTTGGGTTTATTGAATACAATCGTGAAACTGATGATTTTTCACTAACAGAATTGGGCATTGATTTGCTCAATTCCGAGCCAAATTCAATGGCGGAAAGAACAATATTTGAAAAAGGATTACTCTCGTATCCGCCGGCTTGCAGGATTCTTGAGCTACTTGTTAATTATGGGCATCTGACGAAATTTGATATCGCTAAAAACCTAGGTTTTTCAGGTGAACGCGGATTTACTTTATATGGTAAGGAAAATTTTATAAAAGAATATCATCTTGCTCCTAATAAAAGTGCAAAAAATAAAATAATTTCATACAAAGAAGGAACTGCCGATAAATATGCGCGGATGATTGCGCATTATTTAATTCAGATGGGCTGGGTTGAATCTGTAGAGATGGATCTCAAATATGAAGAGGCAGGCGCTGTTTATTCTGCAAGGACACCACATGCTTATAGAATTACTGACCAAGGCAGAAAGGCATATAGGAGAGCTCTCGGTGCGAGTATTCAAAACAAGGTGACAAAGAATGTTTCATTTGAAATGTTGGCGTCGGGGAAAATGGCTGGATACAAATATTGA